In the Malania oleifera isolate guangnan ecotype guangnan chromosome 1, ASM2987363v1, whole genome shotgun sequence genome, one interval contains:
- the LOC131155146 gene encoding thioredoxin-like protein YLS8 codes for MSYLLPHLHSGWAVDQAILAEEERLVVIRFGHDWDETSMQMDEVLASVAETIKNFAVIYLVDITEVPDFNTMYELYDPSTVMFFFRNKHIMIDLGTGNNNKINWALKDKQEFIDIIETVYRGARKGRGLVIAPKDYSTKYRY; via the exons ATGTCGTATTTGCTGCCTCACCTGCACTCCGGATGGGCTGTGGATCAGGCCATCCTTGCTGAGGAAGAACGTCTTGTCGTCATCCGATTCGGCCATGATTGGGATGAAACCTCTATGCAG ATGGATGAAGTGCTAGCATCAGTTGCGGAGACAATAAAGAACTTTGCTGTGATATACCTAGTGGACATCACAGAGGTTCCTGATTTCAACACCATGTATGAGCTGTATGATCCATCCACAGTCATGTTTTTCTTCCGAAACAAGCATATCATGATCGACCTTGGCACGGGGAATAACAACAAAATTAATTGGGCTCTCAAGGACAAGCAGGAATTTATCGACATTATTGAGACTGTTTACCGGGGAGCCAGGAAAGGCCGTGGTCTGGTGATTGCACCCAAGGACTACTCCACCAAGTACCGTTACTAA